CGATTTGTTTTATGCTCATAATGTTTTTTGTATACAAAATACAATAGAATAAGTCAACATTTATATGTTACGTTATTTATTTGTTTATAACAAAACCATTAAATGGAATTTCAACCTTACGCATCGTATTCAACGTCGTATAAAGAGTAATATTCCCCTTAATCATGCCGGCCCGCAGACCCGGTTTTAAAAAGACATTCAACCTATATTTTTCATCATTCTGTTTTGCGGAGGTAATTTTTAATATGTTCGGTTTAATCTCAATTCCGGTTATTTTAAATGCTTTGCCATGCTGTGAAGATACGGATACTGTAAAATGTGACTGCGTTATCCCTTTTTTAATGATACCAAAATTGAGTTTGCCTGGGTTAGTTATAATATCCCCTACAATATTACCTATGACAGGTACATAATAAAAAGGCTTTGATTTGCTTGTAGAAAAAACTGTAATAAACGCATTTAATGGTCCCAAAGTAGCGTCTGGGACGATATCTACATTGATGGTGCCCCGAGTAATCGATTCGCTGCTGTAAGAAACTTTTATAAATGAGGTTGAAGAGGTTACAGATGTTATTTTTATACCAGGCGATATTATCTGTACATTGATTTTTTTATTTGTGATTGCACCCTTTTTTATAGAACCAAAAAATATTATGGATGGGTCTAAGACTACTTTTGCTGTAACATCACCTGTAAGGGTAAGCATCGTTACAGGTGTTTTCTGATCATTTGTTGCAACCATAATCGTTTTTGTTACCATCCCGGAATAATTTACAGAATCAAAGTGTACGCTAATTTCACCTTCTTTACCCGGTTCAATCTCCCTTGATGATGTAATAGCAGCAGTACAGTTGCAGGTCGGAGTCACATTATTAATAATGAGCTTTGACGTCCCGGTATTCTTAAATTTAAATTTATGTGCTACCATTGTTCCCTGAATAATGGTCCCAAAGTTAAATGTAGGTTGGGCAAAAGTAATACTTGGAGCATGGATAGTTACCTTATTCGTATTAGATTTGCACCCTGCAATAATTAGTAATACTGTAAAGGATATTAGTAAATATAAGTTTTTTTTCATAAAAGCTCCTCTTTCAATTAGCATTACATAAAATCATACCAAATTAAAAATAATATCGCAATATATCTAAGTAAACCCTGATAAAAACGCAGGTCACCAGGCTCAATCCAAAAAACGCAATAGTTGAGTCTGTTCTTTCAACGCCGTGATCCACATGCGATAGGATGCGTAATGTCTTTTTTTGTAAATCGATCGGACATGCTTCAAGCATTATGGTCAATCGTCTTATCTATAAAATATTTCATCTTTATCTTATAAACGAAATCACTCACTCCAATTATGATAGAACCTACCGTACCTTTAAATGGATTATCGTACCTCTATTGTTTTATCAAAATGGCAGGGAACGAAGCTGGTCGTAAACCATTTTGTTATTTTTTTCTCCGACATAATTAATGATAGCTTTACCATTTATATTCTTCCGGCTTACTGACTCATCCTTCCCTTACGGGATTTAAATGAATGCATACGGACAGTTCCTTTGCATATGCATCAGCATCGGGGAGCATTGCTTTCGACCATGTAAAAGATGCCCTATCCTTTGTCTCCTGTTATTAAAATACGTCGCATGTGAACCATTTATATACCGCATAATGCCGGAAAGGTCTGCCAGTGGCGTATCAAGTAAAAGATTGTAATGGTTGTTCGTCAGGCAATGCACATGTATGACAGCGCCATACCTCTGTACCGCGGTTTCCAAATAGAATAAAAATCTTCTGCGATCCCTTTCATTTACATAAATATTTTTCTTCTCATTTCCGCGTGTTGTAACATGGTAGAATGCTTCTGCATATTCTATTCTTAACGGTCGCGACATAATATTCGTAATACATCAAATCAAACCATTTGTCAAATGAGTACAGGGTGACCGGAAATTCAGATTTTCCAAAATTAACTTCAATAAAATCAGCTACTTAACAAATCAAAACAGGGTAAAAATCATATTCTCTGTCAGCCATGGAAACCCTGATCACATTTCTCTTTTT
This Deltaproteobacteria bacterium DNA region includes the following protein-coding sequences:
- a CDS encoding transposase; the encoded protein is MSRPLRIEYAEAFYHVTTRGNEKKNIYVNERDRRRFLFYLETAVQRYGAVIHVHCLTNNHYNLLLDTPLADLSGIMRYINGSHATYFNNRRQRIGHLLHGRKQCSPMLMHMQRNCPYAFI
- a CDS encoding DUF1573 domain-containing protein, giving the protein MKKNLYLLISFTVLLIIAGCKSNTNKVTIHAPSITFAQPTFNFGTIIQGTMVAHKFKFKNTGTSKLIINNVTPTCNCTAAITSSREIEPGKEGEISVHFDSVNYSGMVTKTIMVATNDQKTPVTMLTLTGDVTAKVVLDPSIIFFGSIKKGAITNKKINVQIISPGIKITSVTSSTSFIKVSYSSESITRGTINVDIVPDATLGPLNAFITVFSTSKSKPFYYVPVIGNIVGDIITNPGKLNFGIIKKGITQSHFTVSVSSQHGKAFKITGIEIKPNILKITSAKQNDEKYRLNVFLKPGLRAGMIKGNITLYTTLNTMRKVEIPFNGFVINK